The following are encoded together in the Ovis aries strain OAR_USU_Benz2616 breed Rambouillet chromosome 15, ARS-UI_Ramb_v3.0, whole genome shotgun sequence genome:
- the LOC101115480 gene encoding olfactory receptor 5M5, producing the protein MLAPKKMGRGNSTLVTEFVLLGLTDVPYLQPILFVLFLGIYLITVGGNLGMLLLIRIDSRLHTPMYFFLASLSCLDLWYSTNMTPKMLVNFLSEKEDISYTACLIQCYFFIAIVITEYYMLAVMAYDRYMAICNPLIYSSKMSKGVCIRLIAGPYTYGFLSGLMKTMWTYRLNFCGSNVINHFYCADPALIRLSCSDTYIKETPMFVVAGFNLSNSLLIILISYIFILTAVLRMRSAEGRHKAFSTCGSHLVAVTVFYGTLFCMYLRPPTDQSVGQSKTIAVFYTFVSPMLNPIIYSLRNKDVKQAFWKLIRRKVLLN; encoded by the coding sequence ATGCTGGCACCTaagaaaatgggcagaggaaatTCCACCTTGGTGACTGAATTTGTTCTTTTGGGATTGACAGATGTTCCATATCTTCAGCCCATCCTCTTTGTGCTGTTCCTAGGGATCTATCTGATTACCGTGGGAGGGAACCTTGGGATGTTACTGTTGATCAGGATAGATTCACGCCTCCACACCCCTATGTACTTTTTTCTTGCCAGTTTGTCCTGCTTGGATTTGTGGTATTCCACTAACATGACTCCCAAGATGTTGGTGAATTTCttatcagagaaagaagacatttCCTACACTGCTTGTTTAATCCAGTGCTATTTTTTCATTGCCATAGTGATTACTGAATATTACATGCTAGCTGTGATGGCTTATGATAGGTACATGGCCATCTGCAACCCTTTGATTTATAGCAGCAAAATGTCCAAGGGGGTCTGCATTCGCCTGATTGCTGGTCCATATACCTACGGGTTCCTTAGTGGCCTGATGAAAACCATGTGGACATACCGCTTGAACTTCTGTGGCTCCAATGTCATTAATCACTTCTATTGCGCTGACCCAGCCCTCATTCGACTCTCCTGCTCTGACACTTACATTAAGGAGACACCCATGTTTGTGGTGGCAGGATTTAACCTCTCCAACTCTCTTCTCATAATCCTCATCTCCTACATCTTCATTCTCACTGCTGTCCTGAGAATGCGCTCTGCTGAAGGCAGGCACAAAGCTTTTTCCACCTGTGGGTCCCATCTGGTGGCAGTGACTGTGTTTTATGGGACCCTGTTCTGTATGTACCTTAGACCTCCCACAGACCAGTCAGTGGGGCAGTCCAAAACCATTGCTGTTTTCTACACTTTTGTAAGCCCTATGTTGAACCCCATCATTTATAGTTTGAGGAACAAGGATGTGAAACAAGCCTTTTGGAAATTGATTAGAAGAAAGGTACTTTTGAACTAA